One part of the Prunus persica cultivar Lovell chromosome G5, Prunus_persica_NCBIv2, whole genome shotgun sequence genome encodes these proteins:
- the LOC18777460 gene encoding glutathione S-transferase U9 has product MAGEKSESVIVHGFWASPYSKRVELALKLKGIPYEYVEEDLKNKTPELLKYNPVYKKVPVLVHNGKPIAESLVILQYIEDTWKNGPHLLPEDPYKRAQVRFWVDFVHQKFSGIMMTAAKTEGETQEKALNEVYELLKVLEEGIKSFYPDGIPTFEAENLSLLEVVASSILCLFKAPEEILGIKVIDPEITPLLFSWVEALRELSLVQETIPSHEKIVALLGTLRQLAINPPSQS; this is encoded by the exons atggcAGGGGAAAAGAGTGAGAGTGTGATAGTACATGGGTTTTGGGCAAGCCCTTACTCGAAGAGGGTGGAACTAGCCCTTAAACTGAAGGGCATACCTTATGAATATGTGGAAGAAGATTTGAAGAACAAGACCCCAGAACTGCTCAAGTACAACCCTGTCTACAAGAAAGTTCCTGTGCTTGTTCACAATGGAAAGCCCATTGCTGAGTCTCTTGTCATCCTTCAATATATTGAAGATACTTGGAAAAATGGTCCTCACCTTCTCCCGGAAGATCCCTACAAAAGGGCACAAGTTCGCTTTTGGGTTGATTTTGTCCATCAAAAG TTTTCTGGCATCATGATGACAGCCGCTAAAACTGAGGGGGAAACACAAGAGAAAGCCCTCAATGAGGTGTATGAGCTATTGAAGGTGCTTGAGGAGGGAATTAAGAGCTTTTATCCAGATGGAATTCCAACTTTTGAGGCTGAGAATTTGAGTCTCCTAGAGGTGGTAGCAAGTTCAATACTTTGCCTTTTTAAAGCTCCAGAAGAAATTCTTGGTATCAAAGTTATAGACCCAGAGATAACTCCACTACTGTTCTCTTGGGTGGAAGCTCTAAGAGAGCTATCTCTGGTGCAAGAGACAATCCCTTCTCATGAAAAGATTGTGGCACTTCTTGGGACCTTGAGACAGCTTGCCATCAATCCTCCATCTCAATCGTAA
- the LOC18775763 gene encoding glutathione S-transferase U10, whose protein sequence is MEEEKKLTLHGLWISPYSKRVELALKTKGIPFEFVEEDLMNKSPLLLKYNPVHKKVPVLVHNGKPIVESLIILEYIDETWKTGPRLLPEDPYKRARVRFWASFVDQQVFESLKLAFTSDGEVQEKAIKELLEKLKTFEVGMKEFFPDGIASIERTKNLGLLDIVLYSGFGAHKVQEEVLGTKIIDPEKTPLIFSWLTALNELPLVKELTPPHEKLVAVLQFFRNNALKSGAA, encoded by the exons atggaagaagaaaagaagttgACCCTGCATGGGTTGTGGATTAGCCCTTACTCTAAGAGAGTGGAACTGGCCTTGAAAACGAAAGGCATTCCCTTTGAGTTTGTGGAAGAAGATTTGATGAACAAGAGCCCATTACTCCTCAAGTACAATCCTGTCCACAAAAAGGTTCCTGTGCTTGTCCACAATGGAAAGCCTATTGTTGAGTCACTCATCATTCTTGAGTACATTGATGAGACATGGAAAACTGGTCCTAGACTTCTGCCCGAGGATCCTTACAAAAGGGCCCGAGTTCGCTTCTGGGCTAGTTTTGTGGACCAACAG GTATTTGAGAGTCTGAAACTGGCCTTCACATCTGATGGAGAAGTACAAGAGAAAGCCATCAAGGAGTTGcttgaaaaattaaagacaTTTGAAGTGGGAATGAAGGAATTTTTCCCAGACGGCATCGCTTCGATTGAAAGAACCAAGAATCTGGGACTTCTGGACATTGTATTGTATTCAGGATTTGGAGCACATAAAGTTCAAGAAGAAGTACTTGGTACCAAAATTATAGACCCAGAGAAGACCCCACTAATATTTTCTTGGCTGACAGCTCTAAATGAATTGCCTTTGGTGAAAGAGCTAACCCCTCCTCATGAAAAGCTGGTAGCTGTTCTTCAGTTCTTCAGAAATAATGCTCTTAAATCTGGTGCTGCTTGA
- the LOC18775829 gene encoding glutathione S-transferase U9, protein MEQENKVKLHGMWASTYSLRVEIALRLKGIPYEYIEEDLSNKSQLLLKYNPVHKKVPVLVHNGKSIAESYIILEYIDETWNSDPRILPEDPYGRAKVRFWASYIQQQLFEGLSRVVTSRGEAQEKALEEVFERLKVFEGGMKEYLQGGASFTNGESLGLLDILMVVTFGPYKAHEEVLGFKMLDPERNPLLFSWVAAMKEHPVVKEVDPPHGKLVELLQFIRSTSHARSH, encoded by the exons ATGGAACAGGAGAACAAAGTAAAACTACATGGCATGTGGGCTAGTACTTACTCTCTGAGAGTGGAAATAGCTCTCAGGCTTAAAGGCATACCCTACGAGTACATTGAAGAAGACTTGAGCAACAAGAGCCAGTTGCTCCTCAAGTACAATCCGGTTCACAAGAAGGTCCCGGTGCTGGTCCACAACGGAAAATCCATTGCTGAGTCATACATCATCCTAGAATACATTGATGAAACTTGGAACAGTGATCCTCGGATTCTGCCTGAAGATCCTTATGGAAGAGCTAAAGTTCGATTCTGGGCCTCTTATATCCAGCAACAG TTGTTCGAGGGCCTGAGTCGAGTGGTGACAAGCCGTGGTGAGGCACAAGAGAAAGCGCTCGAGGAAGTGTTTGAGAGACTGAAAGTGTTTGAAGGAGGAATGAAGGAATATCTTCAAGGAGGAGCTTCTTTCACCAatggagagagtttgggacttCTAGACATATTGATGGTTGTAACATTTGGCCCTTACAAAGCTCATGAAGAAGTCCTTGGTTTCAAAATGTTAGACCCAGAAAGGAATCCATTGTTGTTCTCATGGGTTGCAGCAATGAAGGAGCATCCGGTGGTAAAAGAAGTTGACCCTCCTCATGGCAAGCTTGTTGAACTGCTTCAGTTTATTAGAAGTACCAGTCATGCTAGATCACATTAG
- the LOC109949092 gene encoding LOW QUALITY PROTEIN: glutathione S-transferase U10-like (The sequence of the model RefSeq protein was modified relative to this genomic sequence to represent the inferred CDS: inserted 1 base in 1 codon): MAEGSKVILHGSWLSLYTKRVELALKTKGISFEFVEEDLNNKSPLLLKYNPVHKKVPVLVHNGNXIVESLIILEYIDETWKTGPRLLPEDPYERARVRFWASFVHQQVFESLSLACTSDGEVQEKAIKELLEKLKTFEEGMKEFFPDGIASIESRKNLGLLDIVLCSVFGPHKVQEEVLGIKIIDPEKTPLIFSWVTALTELPLVKELTPPHEKLLAFLQFFRNNALKSGAA; this comes from the exons ATGGCAGAAGGAAGCAAGGTGATCCTTCATGGATCGTGGCTTAGTCTTTACACAAAGAGAGTGGAACTGGCcttgaaaacaaaaggcatCTCCTTTGAGTTTGTGGAAGAAGATCTGAATAACAAGAGCCCATTGCTCCTCAAGTACAATCCCGTCCACAAAAAAGTTCCTGTGCTTGTCCACAATGGAA CTATTGTTGAGTCACTCATCATTCTTGAGTACATTGATGAGACATGGAAAACTGGTCCTAGACTTCTGCCTGAGGATCCTTACGAAAGGGCCCGAGTTCGCTTCTGGGCTAGCTTTGTCCACCAACAG GTATTTGAAAGTCTGTCCTTGGCCTGCACATCTGATGGAGAAGTACAAGAGAAAGCCATCAAGGAGTTGcttgaaaaattaaagacaTTTGAAGAGGGAATGAAGGAATTTTTCCCAGATGGCATCGCTTCAATTGAAAGTCGCAAGAATTTGGGACTTCTGGACATTGTATTGTGTTCAGTATTTGGACCTCATAAAGTTCAAGAAGAAGTTCTTGGTATCAAAATTATAGATCCAGAGAAGACCCCACTAATATTTTCTTGGGTGACAGCTCTAACTGAACTCCCTTTGGTGAAAGAGCTAACCCCTCCTCATGAAAAGCTGCTAGCTTTTCTTCAGTTCTTCAGAAATAATGCCCTCAAATCTGGTGCTGCTTGA
- the LOC18777593 gene encoding 60S ribosomal protein L34 translates to MVQRLTYRTRHSYATKSNQHRIVKTPGGKLVYQTTKKRASGPKCPVTGKRIQGIPHLRPAEYKRSRLSRNRRTVNRAYGGVLSGGAVRERIIRAFLVEEQKIVKKVLKIQKAKEKQASKSS, encoded by the exons aTGGTGCAGAGGCTCACATACCGTACGCGCCATAGCTATGCAACCAAGTCAAACCAGCATCGGATCGTCAAGACCCCTG GTGGAAAGCTTGTGTATCAGACCACTAAGAAGAGAGCAAGTGGACCCAAGTGTCCTGTTACTGGAAAGAGGATCCAAGGG ATTCCTCACCTGAGACCTGCTGAATATAAGAGGTCTAGACTATCAAGGAACAGGAGGACTGTGAATCGTGCATATGGGGGTGTGCTGTCTGGTGGAGCTGTACGAGAGAG GATAATCCGAGCCTTTTTGGTGGAAGAGCAGAAGATCGTGAAGAAGGTTTTGAAGATTCAGAAGGCAAAAGAGAAGCAGGCATCAAAGAGCAGCTAA
- the LOC18776602 gene encoding pentatricopeptide repeat-containing protein At1g74630, which produces MNTAEQLCVSLLSKCKTLKTVKQVHAFACKTGLDAHPLVSGKLLLHCAVTISGALEYARRLLLHFRNPDAFMYNTLIRGFAESDTPDNAFDVFVEMRRKLIDPLDSFSFAFILKAAANCRSLRDGMQLHCQALTHGLDTHLFVGTTIISMYAECGIVSFARKVFEEMSDPNVVAWNAILTACFRCGDVEGAETMFDRMPLRNLTSWNVLLAGYVKADELELAKKAFLRMPMKDDVSWSTMIVGYAQSGCFDEAFGFFRELQREGIRPNEVSLTGVLSACAQAGAFEFGKILHGLVEKAGFLWMISVNNALLDAYSKSGNVDMARLVFKRMPEKKSIISWTSMIAGFAMHGYGKEATQVFHDMEASGIRPDGITFISVLYACSHAGLIDEGCEYFSKMRYLYGIEPAIEHYGCMVDLYGRAGKLQKAYDFVSQLPMSPNAVVWRTLLGACSIHGNVELAEQVKEVLSKLEPENSSDHVLLSNVYAVAGKWNDVAAVRRSMADQRIKKTPGWSVIEVDKVIYSFTAGEKSNKITEEAYEKLREIMLKIRVDGGYVPEVGSVLHDIEEEDKEDSVFRHSEKLAVAFGLARLRVGMNIRIVKNLRVCRDCHTVMKLISKVYRLEIVVRDRSRFHSFKDGSCSCKDYW; this is translated from the coding sequence ATGAACACCGCCGAACAGCTCTGCGTGTCTCTATTGAGCAAGTGCAAGACCCTCAAAACCGTGAAGCAAGTCCACGCCTTTGCGTGCAAGACCGGCCTGGATGCCCATCCTTTGGTCTCTGGCAAACTCCTCCTCCACTGCGCGGTCACAATCTCTGGCGCTCTCGAATATGCTCGCCGTCTGCTCCTTCATTTTCGAAACCCAGATGCTTTCATGTACAACACGCTCATTCGTGGGTTCGCTGAATCTGATACCCCGGACAATGCGTTTGATGTGTTCGTTGAAATGCGCCGGAAATTAATCGACCCGCTTGATAGCTTTTCTTTCGCGTTTATACTCAAGGCGGCGGCCAATTGCCGGTCTTTGAGAGATGGGATGCAGCTGCATTGTCAAGCTTTGACTCATGGGCTTGATACCCATCTTTTTGTTGGGACAACGATTATCAGTATGTATGCTGAATGTGGGATTGTCAGCTTTGCACGCAAAGTGTTTGAGGAGATGTCTGATCCAAATGTGGTGGCTTGGAATGCGATTCTTACCGCGTGTTTTAGGTGTGGGGATGTGGAGGGAGCGGAAACAATGTTTGATCGTATGCCTTTGAGGAATTTGACCTCGTGGAATGTTTTGCTTGCAGGGTATGTGAAAGCGGATGAGCTTGAGCTGGCTAAGAAGGCGTTTTTGAGGATGCCGATGAAAGATGATGTGTCTTGGAGTACTATGATTGTTGGGTATGCTCAGAGTGGTTGTTTTGATGAggcttttgggtttttcagGGAACTACAGAGGGAGGGAATTAGACCCAATGAGGTGAGCTTGACTGGGGTTCTCTCTGCGTGTGCACAAGCTGGGGCATTTGAGTTTGGCAAAATTCTACATGGGTTAGTAGAGAAGGCTGGTTTTCTTTGGATGATTTCAGTCAATAATGCACTCCTGGATGCGTACTCTAAATCTGGAAATGTGGACATGGCTCGGTTGGTCTTTAAAAGGATGCCGGAGAAAAAGAGTATTATTTCTTGGACTTCAATGATAGCGGGGTTTGCAATGCATGGTTATGGCAAAGAAGCAACACAAGTTTTCCATGATATGGAAGCATCTGGAATTAGGCCTGATGGGATCACCTTCATTTCAGTTTTGTATGCTTGTAGTCATGCTGGTTTGATCGATGAAGGATGTGAGTATTTCTCTAAGATGAGATATTTGTATGGTATAGAACCAGCTATTGAACATTACGGTTGTATGGTAGATCTATATGGTCGAGCTGGTAAACTGCAAAAGGCCTATGATTTTGTTAGTCAATTGCCAATGTCTCCTAATGCTGTTGTTTGGCGAACTCTTCTTGGGGCTTGCAGCATTCATGGTAATGTTGAGTTGGCAGAACAAGTGAAGGAAGTGCTCTCCAAACTTGAGCCTGAAAATTCAAGTGACCACGTTCTCTTGTCAAATGTATATGCTGTTGCAGGGAAGTGGAACGATGTTGCTGCTGTAAGAAGATCAATGGCTGACCAGAGGATTAAGAAAACTCCAGGATGGAGTGTGATTGAAGTTGATAAGGTCATATATAGTTTTACGGCTGgtgaaaaatcaaataagaTTACAGAAGAGGCTTATGAGAAGCTAAGGGAGATAATGTTAAAGATAAGGGTTGATGGAGGTTATGTTCCGGAGGTTGGGAGTGTTTTGCATGACATAGAAGAAGAGGATAAAGAAGATTCAGTGTTCAGGCACAGTGAGAAACTTGCTGTAGCTTTTGGCTTGGCAAGACTGCGGGTAGGAATGAATATAAGGATTGTGAAGAATTTACGAGTCTGTAGGGACTGTCATACAGTGATGAAGCTGATTTCTAAGGTTTATAGATTGGAGATCGTAGTGAGAGACAGAAGCCGTTTTCACTCCTTCAAGGACGGCTCTTGTTCTTGCAAAGATTACTGGTGA